One Kribbella sp. NBC_00662 genomic region harbors:
- a CDS encoding carbohydrate ABC transporter permease gives MTLTATPPSQARPVQRRPHTPSQNSVARVQKTSTYILLIAGTAVFVIPFLWMLTTSLKTAQEVLAYPPKLLPATPQFSNYPTAWTSLPFTTFLINSIIITGLSVIGNLVSCVLPAYAFARLRARTRSAMFALMVATMAIPAEVTLVPTFIMFSKLNMVNTYWPLFLPAWFGYAFFIFLLRQFFRSIPQEITDAASIDGAGHLRTLWSIFLPMSKPAIAAVAIFSFVGNWNNFLTPLIYLRTQNNFTLALGLSLFKGQYETQYNQMMAVGIISLLPILIVFFLAQRTFVEGVRLSGLGGR, from the coding sequence ATGACCTTGACAGCGACGCCGCCCAGCCAAGCCCGGCCGGTGCAACGCCGGCCACACACGCCCAGTCAGAACTCCGTCGCGCGAGTCCAGAAGACCAGCACCTACATCCTGCTGATCGCCGGCACCGCGGTCTTCGTGATCCCGTTCCTCTGGATGCTGACGACCTCGCTGAAGACCGCACAGGAAGTGCTCGCCTACCCGCCCAAGCTGCTGCCCGCGACACCGCAGTTCAGCAACTATCCGACCGCGTGGACGTCGTTGCCGTTCACCACGTTCCTGATCAACTCGATCATCATCACCGGCCTGTCGGTGATCGGGAACCTGGTGTCTTGCGTGCTACCGGCGTACGCGTTCGCCCGCCTGCGGGCACGCACCCGATCCGCCATGTTCGCCCTGATGGTCGCGACCATGGCGATCCCCGCCGAGGTGACGCTGGTGCCGACGTTCATCATGTTCAGCAAGCTCAACATGGTGAACACCTACTGGCCGCTGTTCCTGCCGGCCTGGTTCGGCTACGCCTTCTTCATCTTCCTGCTGCGCCAGTTCTTCCGGTCCATCCCGCAGGAGATCACCGACGCTGCCAGCATCGACGGCGCCGGTCACCTGCGCACCCTCTGGTCGATCTTCCTGCCGATGTCCAAACCGGCGATCGCGGCCGTCGCGATCTTCAGCTTCGTCGGCAACTGGAACAACTTCCTCACACCGCTGATCTACCTGCGGACGCAGAACAACTTCACGCTCGCGCTCGGCCTCAGCTTGTTCAAGGGCCAGTACGAGACGCAGTACAACCAAATGATGGCGGTCGGGATCATCTCCCTGCTCCCGATCCTCATCGTCTTCTTCCTCGCGCAACGGACCTTCGTCGAAGGTGTGCGACTGAGCGGTCTGGGGGGCCGATGA
- a CDS encoding aldo/keto reductase family protein: MTFVPTEVDPGLLPSRVLASGAPIPPIGMGTFGSDRYSADEIAAAVAGAIRSGYRLIDCAAVYGNEAEIGVVLESAIAEVAPREDLFVMSKVWNDAHAPADAVGSVQRSLRQLRLEYLDAVFVHWPFPNHHPPHAAAEMRDPLATPYVHERYMELWHALENLVDAGLVRHLGTSNVTIPKLELILRDARIAPALIEMELHPCFQQPELFRYAVDHAVQPVGYSPLGSPSRPERDRSDDDLVDVDHPIVRRIAENHGVHPALICLKWAVARGQIPIPFSVKPEQYAANIAAVLSDPLTPAEIEDMRGVERNNRLIKGQVFLWQGSESWLDLWDVDGTIPGWNGYGSPRARDDR; encoded by the coding sequence ATGACGTTCGTGCCGACCGAGGTCGATCCCGGTTTGCTGCCCTCGCGGGTGCTTGCATCCGGAGCACCCATCCCCCCGATCGGAATGGGCACCTTCGGCTCCGACCGCTACTCCGCGGACGAGATCGCCGCCGCGGTCGCGGGGGCGATCCGCAGCGGCTACCGCCTGATCGACTGCGCTGCCGTCTACGGCAACGAGGCGGAGATCGGCGTCGTACTGGAGAGCGCTATCGCGGAGGTCGCACCTCGCGAGGACCTCTTCGTCATGTCGAAGGTCTGGAACGATGCGCACGCCCCCGCGGACGCTGTGGGCTCTGTCCAAAGGTCGTTGCGACAGCTCCGACTCGAGTACCTCGACGCCGTGTTCGTGCATTGGCCCTTCCCCAACCATCACCCGCCGCACGCGGCGGCCGAGATGCGCGACCCGCTGGCCACGCCGTACGTGCATGAGCGGTACATGGAGCTGTGGCACGCGCTCGAGAACCTCGTCGACGCCGGCCTGGTGCGCCACCTCGGTACGTCGAACGTGACGATCCCGAAGCTCGAGCTCATCCTCCGCGACGCCCGCATCGCTCCCGCTCTCATCGAGATGGAACTGCACCCGTGCTTCCAGCAGCCGGAGTTGTTCCGGTACGCCGTGGACCACGCCGTCCAACCCGTCGGCTACTCCCCCTTGGGCTCGCCCTCACGTCCCGAACGCGACCGTAGCGACGACGATCTGGTCGACGTGGATCACCCCATCGTCCGGCGCATCGCAGAGAACCACGGAGTACATCCGGCCCTCATCTGCCTGAAGTGGGCCGTCGCGCGCGGTCAGATCCCGATCCCGTTCTCCGTCAAGCCGGAGCAGTACGCCGCGAACATCGCCGCCGTGCTGTCCGACCCGCTGACACCTGCCGAGATCGAGGACATGCGCGGAGTCGAACGCAACAACCGCCTCATCAAGGGACAGGTGTTCCTCTGGCAGGGATCGGAGTCGTGGCTGGACCTGTGGGACGTCGACGGCACGATCCCGGGCTGGAACGGCTACGGTTCCCCCCGCGCCCGAGACGACCGCTGA
- a CDS encoding RbsD/FucU family protein: MLNHELIHPPLLEALAVAGHGSRILLADGNYPYLTKINPAARLVHLNLAPGVLTVTDILPLIQTAVNFESAVVMRPAEGVDASVQEEYRKLLGSDVPMEQVDRFEFYDIVRSPDVGLVIATGEERLYANLLLTIGLRSRGNG; the protein is encoded by the coding sequence ATGCTCAACCACGAGCTCATCCACCCACCGCTCCTCGAGGCCCTGGCGGTCGCCGGGCACGGTTCCCGCATCCTTCTTGCCGACGGCAACTATCCCTACCTGACGAAGATCAATCCGGCGGCCCGCCTCGTGCATCTGAACCTCGCACCCGGCGTGCTCACGGTGACCGACATCCTGCCGCTGATCCAGACCGCGGTGAACTTCGAGAGCGCCGTCGTGATGCGCCCCGCCGAAGGGGTGGACGCGTCCGTGCAGGAGGAGTACCGCAAGTTGCTCGGCAGCGACGTGCCGATGGAGCAGGTCGACCGGTTCGAGTTCTACGACATCGTCCGCTCCCCCGACGTCGGTCTGGTCATCGCGACCGGCGAAGAGCGTTTGTACGCGAACCTGCTGCTGACGATCGGGCTCCGCTCCCGAGGTAACGGATAG
- a CDS encoding SigE family RNA polymerase sigma factor, whose amino-acid sequence MSDRDAAFEAYFAARSDAMRGTAYLLCGDWHRAEDLVQQTFTKIYLVWRRIQRHEVMDSYTRQTLIRTFLSERRRGWFRHESVGSAEAERAAPPSGLPDERLVLLEALAKVPPRQRAVLVLRYWEDQSVEQTAALLDCSAGNVKSQAARGLATLRGLLEEEKVR is encoded by the coding sequence ATGAGTGATCGGGACGCCGCGTTCGAGGCGTACTTCGCGGCACGGTCCGACGCCATGCGCGGTACGGCGTACCTGCTGTGTGGCGACTGGCATCGAGCGGAGGACCTGGTCCAGCAGACGTTCACGAAGATCTATCTGGTGTGGCGCCGCATCCAGCGCCACGAGGTGATGGACAGCTACACCAGGCAGACGCTGATCCGGACGTTCCTGTCCGAGCGGCGCCGAGGGTGGTTCCGGCACGAGTCGGTCGGGTCTGCGGAGGCCGAGCGGGCGGCGCCGCCGTCCGGCCTGCCCGACGAACGGCTGGTGTTGCTGGAGGCGCTCGCGAAGGTGCCGCCGAGGCAACGCGCCGTGCTCGTACTGCGGTACTGGGAGGACCAGTCCGTCGAGCAGACCGCCGCGCTGCTCGATTGCTCGGCAGGAAATGTCAAGAGCCAGGCCGCGCGTGGGCTGGCGACGCTGCGCGGTTTGCTTGAAGAGGAGAAAGTTCGATGA
- a CDS encoding alpha/beta fold hydrolase, producing MGTSPTDRPVVLVHGWPVTELHWQPLLPLLQASGFTPIPITLPGLGRPAAGVPSFRKSDLAKWLRDDLSRRGLTRFSLVGHDWGGTVALLLAAAMPAAVNAIVIEEEILPGIDVDVPAPGADHYPTWHGPFNRTPGLAEQLVPGREDAYYGTFLHQSAGPPGLAPDTVRSYIDAYTTSDALEAGLGYYRSRPDDIIDVRRLQQSPIHTPTLAIGGRYAMGPAVAAGLRTLSTDVTALVLDHSGHYPAEQEPVPTAQAVIEFLNSRVEGTTDRPSV from the coding sequence GTGGGTACTTCGCCGACCGATCGGCCTGTCGTGCTGGTTCACGGGTGGCCGGTCACCGAGCTGCACTGGCAACCTCTGCTGCCGCTCCTGCAGGCGAGCGGCTTCACGCCGATTCCCATCACCCTGCCGGGGCTCGGCCGACCGGCGGCGGGCGTACCCAGTTTCAGGAAGAGCGACCTCGCCAAGTGGCTCCGGGACGATCTCAGCCGCCGCGGCCTCACGCGTTTCTCGCTGGTAGGCCACGACTGGGGCGGCACCGTCGCGCTTCTCCTGGCCGCGGCGATGCCGGCAGCCGTGAACGCGATCGTCATCGAGGAGGAGATCCTGCCCGGGATCGACGTCGACGTGCCCGCACCGGGCGCCGACCACTACCCGACCTGGCACGGACCTTTCAACCGCACCCCCGGCCTCGCCGAACAGCTCGTCCCCGGACGAGAAGACGCCTACTACGGAACCTTCCTCCACCAGAGCGCCGGCCCACCCGGCCTCGCCCCGGACACCGTCCGCTCCTACATCGACGCCTACACGACGTCCGACGCCCTCGAAGCCGGCCTCGGCTACTACCGCTCCCGCCCCGACGACATCATCGACGTACGCCGACTCCAACAGAGCCCGATCCACACCCCTACCCTCGCCATCGGAGGCCGCTACGCGATGGGCCCCGCCGTCGCGGCCGGCCTCCGCACCCTCTCCACAGACGTCACCGCCCTCGTCCTGGACCATTCCGGCCACTACCCCGCCGAACAGGAACCGGTCCCCACAGCCCAAGCCGTCATCGAGTTCCTCAACAGCCGTGTTGAGGGCACGACGGACCGGCCTTCGGTTTGA
- a CDS encoding phytanoyl-CoA dioxygenase family protein: MLDPVVDKGQLTETDRFIFESWGYFLIPNVLTKDEAAEAYDVSQRLHESRDREFGQIGRTYESEPVLERLIDHPDVLPKVQGLLGDRFVLQAGWNTMQPAHAGNGGWHQDGSSAFDFKDLGYPVPLIQLRVSYLLTDQTVPGMGNMELIPGSHRSRVPLPDSIRKNKGDIAIGHVICAEAGAALVFHNGVWHRTYRHDGDYDRFTTHYVYSPPWVRPADRLSNDPEFLERTTPLRRALMGEFARPDAPFGANYDPLPI, translated from the coding sequence ATGCTTGATCCCGTCGTAGACAAAGGGCAGCTGACCGAGACCGACCGCTTCATCTTCGAGTCGTGGGGCTACTTCCTGATCCCCAACGTCTTGACCAAGGACGAGGCCGCGGAGGCGTACGACGTGTCGCAGCGTCTGCACGAGAGCCGCGACCGCGAGTTCGGGCAGATCGGCCGGACCTACGAGAGCGAGCCGGTGCTCGAGCGGCTGATCGATCATCCCGACGTGCTTCCGAAGGTCCAGGGGCTGCTCGGCGATCGATTCGTCCTGCAGGCAGGCTGGAACACCATGCAACCGGCGCACGCGGGGAACGGCGGTTGGCACCAGGACGGATCGTCGGCGTTCGACTTCAAGGACCTGGGCTACCCCGTTCCGTTGATCCAGCTCCGGGTGTCGTACCTGCTCACCGACCAGACCGTGCCCGGCATGGGCAACATGGAACTGATCCCCGGCAGCCACCGCTCGCGGGTCCCGCTGCCTGATTCCATCCGGAAGAACAAGGGCGACATCGCGATCGGCCACGTCATCTGCGCCGAGGCCGGCGCCGCCCTGGTCTTCCACAACGGCGTCTGGCACCGCACCTACCGCCATGACGGCGACTACGACCGCTTCACCACCCACTACGTCTACAGCCCACCGTGGGTCCGCCCGGCCGACCGCCTGAGCAACGACCCCGAGTTCCTCGAGCGCACCACACCCCTCCGCCGAGCCCTGATGGGCGAGTTCGCCCGCCCCGACGCCCCCTTCGGCGCCAACTACGACCCACTGCCGATCTGA
- a CDS encoding pentapeptide repeat-containing protein, whose amino-acid sequence MTASADFAIDKPAGEPCPNLKHDFRCGIHARLRDGGFPGCTVYDCFGAGQKVTQVTFGGRSWRQAADSGAQMFEVFSVVRLLHELLWYLTEALELAPSLRGALRRAYDDTERLAMGSPELLVAMDVTAHRARINDLLLRTSELVRAGVSTRPLNRRGADLMGADLMGADLVGADLRGADLRSSYLIGADLRRADLTSADLIGADLRNADLRGAHVARSIFLTQMQVNATRGDGSTTLPDRLIRPPHWT is encoded by the coding sequence ATGACTGCGTCCGCTGACTTCGCCATCGACAAGCCGGCCGGTGAACCGTGCCCGAACCTGAAGCACGATTTCCGCTGCGGCATCCACGCGCGACTTCGGGACGGCGGCTTCCCCGGCTGCACGGTCTACGACTGCTTCGGTGCCGGCCAGAAGGTCACGCAGGTCACCTTCGGCGGCCGTAGCTGGCGGCAGGCGGCGGACTCGGGCGCGCAGATGTTCGAGGTGTTCTCGGTGGTGCGGCTGCTGCATGAGCTGCTCTGGTACCTGACCGAGGCCCTCGAGCTGGCACCTTCCCTTCGCGGTGCGCTCAGGCGTGCGTACGACGACACCGAACGGCTGGCGATGGGCAGCCCGGAGTTGCTCGTGGCGATGGACGTCACCGCCCACCGTGCACGGATCAACGACCTGCTGCTACGCACGAGCGAGCTCGTTCGTGCCGGTGTCTCGACCCGACCGCTGAACCGACGCGGTGCGGACCTGATGGGCGCGGACCTGATGGGTGCGGACCTGGTCGGTGCCGACCTGCGGGGTGCTGACCTGCGCAGCTCCTACCTGATCGGCGCCGACCTGCGACGCGCCGACCTCACCTCGGCCGACTTGATCGGCGCCGATCTCCGGAACGCCGACCTGCGCGGCGCGCACGTCGCGCGGAGCATCTTCCTGACTCAGATGCAGGTCAACGCGACCCGCGGCGACGGCAGTACGACGCTCCCGGACCGGCTGATCCGCCCGCCGCACTGGACCTAG
- a CDS encoding TolB family protein: MTLVHTIKNRRPIRTALAVLAVAAVPVGAVAVPASAGGDRSGGTIGLVSVGAAGGGGNGGVFPGTEKGVGVSADGRYVVFSSYATDLVANDTNGQRDVFVRDTETGRTTLASVGVGGIQGNQESGQGSISADGRFVAFSSSASNLLPGDTNNSPDVFVRDLRTGRTTLVSVGRGGQADRGADQPEISADGLQVAFTSGSTNLVAGDTNQTGDVFVRDLQGGRTERVSLTVGGNQSAHSSGDPTISANGRFVAFASNAEVAVRDRGTNKTRVVSRGVTVDPRSDALEAGKPTISKDGRFVVFTVIGWMPGMDPVPNIWLRDLRTDRLELISVDYSGQPALAIGAAFRTGISADGRYVTFGTTARLTRTDEGELSDVFRLDRRTNSLHWITSGQDQTQVNGRNGSHGPAISDDGQHVAFDSDATTLAPGGGTSGYDTYLWSSAHIG, encoded by the coding sequence GTGACACTTGTTCACACCATCAAAAACCGTCGACCGATTCGTACTGCTCTTGCAGTGCTCGCAGTAGCCGCAGTACCGGTGGGCGCGGTCGCTGTACCGGCGAGTGCCGGCGGCGATCGGAGCGGGGGCACGATCGGCCTCGTGTCGGTCGGAGCTGCTGGAGGTGGTGGCAACGGCGGTGTGTTCCCAGGGACCGAGAAGGGCGTCGGAGTGTCGGCTGACGGGCGGTACGTCGTCTTCTCGTCGTACGCGACCGACCTCGTGGCCAATGACACCAACGGCCAACGGGATGTCTTCGTCCGCGACACCGAGACCGGCCGTACGACGCTGGCATCGGTCGGGGTCGGCGGGATTCAGGGGAACCAGGAGAGCGGGCAAGGCTCGATCTCGGCCGACGGGCGGTTCGTCGCCTTCAGTTCTTCCGCTTCGAACCTGCTGCCCGGTGACACCAACAACAGCCCGGATGTCTTCGTCCGCGATCTGCGGACCGGACGTACGACGCTGGTGTCGGTCGGCCGCGGCGGTCAGGCGGATCGAGGTGCGGACCAGCCGGAGATCTCGGCCGACGGTCTGCAGGTGGCGTTCACGTCGGGATCGACGAACCTGGTGGCAGGCGATACGAACCAGACCGGAGATGTCTTCGTACGGGATCTCCAGGGCGGACGGACCGAACGCGTTTCGCTGACCGTCGGCGGGAACCAGTCGGCGCACTCGTCGGGTGATCCCACGATCTCGGCGAACGGCCGCTTCGTCGCTTTCGCTTCGAATGCCGAGGTGGCTGTACGGGACCGCGGTACGAACAAGACTCGCGTGGTTTCGCGCGGTGTGACGGTGGATCCGCGGTCCGATGCGCTCGAGGCCGGGAAGCCGACCATCTCGAAGGACGGGCGGTTCGTGGTCTTCACGGTCATCGGGTGGATGCCGGGAATGGATCCGGTTCCGAACATCTGGCTCCGCGATCTCCGTACCGATCGGCTCGAGCTGATCTCCGTCGACTACTCGGGTCAGCCCGCGTTGGCGATCGGCGCCGCCTTCCGGACGGGCATCTCTGCGGACGGGCGGTACGTCACCTTCGGGACGACTGCGCGCCTGACTCGCACGGATGAAGGGGAGCTCAGCGACGTGTTCCGGCTCGACCGGAGGACCAATTCGCTCCACTGGATCACGTCCGGCCAGGACCAGACCCAGGTGAACGGCCGTAACGGCAGTCACGGCCCGGCGATCTCCGACGACGGACAGCACGTGGCGTTCGACTCTGACGCGACGACGCTGGCGCCTGGCGGTGGCACTTCCGGATACGACACGTATCTCTGGAGCTCCGCACACATCGGGTAA
- a CDS encoding ABATE domain-containing protein, whose translation MNGTPTWEWLEGEPALDFANTVIRRGWTEHELVTTVADLESWLDAAALPAPRPDVVTEHDVRAFLELRDAALRLLRSAAGHGEWRSADAHTVNDALESCPEVALLGDAPGSVVSQPLGSPRPFTVLLCRLAAEVRDILAIPRADLAFCDAPGCGQLFFQRRTNQTWCGPPCGNRARVARHQGAASQL comes from the coding sequence GTGAACGGCACACCGACCTGGGAGTGGCTGGAGGGAGAGCCTGCGCTCGACTTCGCGAACACGGTCATCCGGCGTGGCTGGACCGAGCATGAGCTCGTGACGACGGTCGCCGATCTCGAGTCCTGGCTCGATGCGGCGGCGCTGCCCGCGCCCCGACCGGATGTGGTGACCGAGCACGACGTACGGGCGTTCCTGGAGCTCCGCGATGCGGCTCTCAGGCTGTTGCGGTCCGCGGCCGGCCATGGGGAGTGGCGGAGTGCGGATGCGCACACTGTGAACGACGCGCTGGAAAGTTGCCCGGAGGTCGCACTCTTGGGGGACGCGCCTGGGTCGGTCGTGTCCCAGCCGCTCGGTTCACCACGGCCTTTCACTGTGCTGCTGTGTCGGCTCGCCGCCGAGGTCCGCGACATCCTGGCGATCCCGCGGGCGGATCTGGCCTTCTGCGATGCCCCTGGCTGCGGACAACTGTTCTTCCAGCGCCGTACCAACCAAACCTGGTGCGGCCCACCCTGTGGCAACCGAGCTCGCGTGGCCAGACACCAAGGCGCTGCGAGCCAGCTCTGA
- a CDS encoding MFS transporter, with protein sequence MDTSRRRLIALCAVQFIDVMGVTVVVSALPRMIADLDGSPAQVGLLVPVYAVGFSSLLLLAAKLGDRHGHRRVLITGLSLFAAGSVVAATAPGMTWLIAGRAMQGVAAAISVPNALVLLTRTASRADRDRALGLWNATGGLAGAVGLLAGGLTTSAVSWRAIFWGNLVLTAILMATLLRLVERDQKDRRPTPGIDLWSVIFQVTAVAAIVAAANTSARVWAIPTALGLTAIVAAVLLVRRERRTPKPLVPAGLWRPGFVAGLLGSFGVTATTSSLVVVATIYLQDADGFSPASAGLMILPFSVAVVIAAAVAGRLMPRSGPRKLLLGGLLLILAGATAAAIWSSTSALVAGLVLAGLGNGAGAVAAYGLGTAVRPEQQGSAAGLLNTAAQIGTATMVAATVAVATATTRDNGLDYRSGWLTIVGTAVVVVLGVAVMTRASGSRAGAAVHASRVLAGHHHTVGEDKRDARRCC encoded by the coding sequence ATGGACACTTCACGCCGCCGACTCATCGCCCTGTGCGCCGTGCAGTTCATCGACGTGATGGGCGTGACCGTCGTCGTTTCGGCCTTACCGCGGATGATCGCCGACCTCGACGGGTCTCCCGCACAGGTAGGGCTCCTGGTGCCGGTGTACGCGGTCGGCTTCAGCAGCCTGCTGTTACTCGCCGCGAAACTCGGCGATCGGCATGGGCACCGTCGGGTGCTGATCACCGGACTCTCGCTCTTCGCGGCAGGCTCGGTCGTCGCAGCGACCGCCCCCGGCATGACTTGGTTGATCGCAGGGCGAGCCATGCAAGGTGTGGCCGCGGCCATCTCGGTACCGAACGCGCTCGTGCTGCTCACCAGGACCGCCTCCAGAGCAGACCGCGACCGAGCACTGGGTCTTTGGAATGCCACCGGTGGTCTCGCCGGCGCGGTCGGCCTGTTGGCCGGCGGACTGACAACCTCAGCGGTGAGTTGGCGAGCCATCTTCTGGGGGAACCTCGTCCTGACAGCGATCCTGATGGCGACGCTCCTCCGCCTGGTGGAGCGAGACCAGAAAGATCGGCGCCCAACGCCGGGGATCGACCTGTGGTCGGTCATTTTCCAGGTGACAGCGGTGGCGGCGATCGTGGCTGCCGCCAACACGTCGGCGAGAGTCTGGGCGATCCCGACTGCTCTCGGACTGACCGCGATCGTGGCAGCAGTCCTGCTGGTACGCCGCGAGCGCCGTACTCCGAAGCCCTTGGTACCGGCCGGCCTGTGGCGTCCCGGATTTGTTGCCGGGCTGCTCGGGTCGTTCGGCGTCACGGCCACCACCAGTTCGCTTGTGGTTGTCGCCACGATCTATCTGCAGGATGCCGACGGATTCAGCCCGGCAAGTGCGGGCTTGATGATCCTGCCGTTCAGCGTTGCCGTCGTCATCGCGGCCGCCGTGGCAGGACGATTGATGCCACGCAGCGGACCGCGGAAGCTCTTGCTGGGTGGATTGTTGTTGATACTCGCGGGTGCAACGGCTGCGGCGATCTGGTCTTCGACAAGCGCCCTCGTTGCCGGACTGGTGCTCGCGGGCCTCGGAAACGGTGCGGGCGCCGTGGCGGCGTACGGGCTCGGTACTGCCGTTCGTCCCGAGCAGCAGGGCAGTGCTGCAGGTCTGCTCAACACGGCAGCGCAGATCGGGACAGCGACGATGGTGGCCGCCACGGTCGCGGTGGCGACCGCGACAACGCGCGACAACGGTCTCGACTATCGCTCCGGCTGGCTCACGATTGTTGGTACGGCAGTGGTTGTCGTCCTAGGCGTTGCCGTCATGACCAGAGCCTCCGGCTCCCGGGCGGGAGCGGCTGTGCATGCGAGTCGGGTACTGGCAGGGCATCACCACACAGTTGGAGAGGACAAACGGGATGCCCGGCGATGTTGTTGA
- a CDS encoding hemerythrin domain-containing protein, whose translation MPGDVVDLIMQDHREVERLFDELKENPEKRPNLLPVLTTLLTAHSRAEEAEVYPVAASEAGEKDEVSHSQQEHIEADQLLAKLAETDPTSAAFDKALQNLIDAVSHHVEEEETKVLPGMRSNLSDERRTQLGDAFIASRKQHLGEQPGDITRDQLAQQASNADISGTSGLTKDELQQKVQKEAEL comes from the coding sequence ATGCCCGGCGATGTTGTTGATCTGATCATGCAGGACCACCGCGAGGTCGAGCGGCTGTTCGACGAGCTCAAGGAGAATCCGGAGAAGCGGCCGAACCTGCTGCCGGTGCTGACCACCTTGCTGACCGCGCACAGCCGGGCCGAGGAAGCGGAGGTCTATCCGGTCGCCGCATCCGAAGCCGGCGAGAAGGACGAGGTGTCGCACAGCCAGCAGGAGCACATCGAGGCCGACCAGCTGCTCGCGAAACTCGCCGAGACCGATCCGACCTCGGCCGCGTTCGACAAGGCACTGCAGAACCTGATCGACGCCGTCTCGCACCACGTCGAGGAAGAAGAGACCAAGGTCCTGCCCGGAATGCGGTCCAACCTGTCCGACGAACGCCGTACCCAGCTCGGCGATGCCTTTATTGCCAGCCGCAAGCAACACCTCGGCGAACAACCCGGCGACATCACCCGCGACCAACTCGCCCAGCAGGCGAGCAACGCGGACATCTCGGGCACTTCCGGGCTGACCAAGGACGAAC